In one window of Pristiophorus japonicus isolate sPriJap1 chromosome 9, sPriJap1.hap1, whole genome shotgun sequence DNA:
- the LOC139273824 gene encoding histone H4-like — translation MSGRGKGGKGLGKGGAKHHCKVLRDNIQGITKPAIRRLARRGGLKRISGLIYEETRGVLKGFLENVIRDVVTDTEHTKRKTVTAMDMVYALKRQGRTLFGFGG, via the coding sequence atgtctggccgaggtaaaggaggcaaaggactgggtaaaggcggagccaaACACCACTgcaaagtgctccgtgataacatccagggcatcaccaaacccgccatccgccgcctggctcgccgtggcggtctcaagcggatctcgggcctgatctacgaggagacccgcggggtgctgaagggtttcctggagaatgtgatcagggatgtgGTCACCGACACTGAGCacaccaagcgcaagacggtcactgccatggatatggtgtacgctctgaaacggcagggccgcactctctttggattcggcggctga